One Bradyrhizobium sp. CCGB12 genomic window carries:
- a CDS encoding LacI family DNA-binding transcriptional regulator, which produces MTTGATQPAIRATLEDVARAAGVSLATVDRVVNRREGVRAKTVARVEAAVAKLGYRADAAAARLARGQSFRFAFVLPTGSNSFMTNLTEQVERAADWLAGQRGFIDILHVDVFDPDVLAGALESLSPAYQGVAVVALDHPRVRAAIDELAARGVAVVTLVSDAPSSRRLHYVGIDNPAAGRTAATLMGRFLAGCEGTVAVIAGSLSLRDHTERQFGFHQILSSEYPNLLALPVSEGRDNSECTRELTAALLARHADLRGIYCCGAGNRGIADALEASGRAREVVWITHELTQYTRRFLVRGTLDAIINQDPGHEARSAARVLLAHCSAEPISPDQERIRIDIFLRDNLP; this is translated from the coding sequence ATGACTACTGGTGCGACGCAGCCGGCGATCCGCGCCACGCTCGAGGACGTGGCGCGTGCGGCGGGCGTTTCGCTCGCCACGGTCGATCGGGTCGTCAACCGGCGCGAGGGCGTGCGCGCCAAGACCGTCGCACGTGTGGAGGCCGCCGTCGCCAAGCTCGGCTACCGCGCCGACGCCGCGGCCGCACGGCTCGCGCGCGGGCAGAGTTTTCGCTTCGCCTTCGTGCTGCCGACCGGCAGCAACAGCTTCATGACCAATCTGACCGAACAGGTCGAGCGCGCCGCGGACTGGCTTGCAGGCCAGCGCGGCTTCATCGACATCCTGCATGTCGACGTGTTCGATCCGGACGTGCTCGCTGGCGCGCTGGAGAGTTTGTCGCCGGCCTATCAGGGCGTCGCCGTCGTTGCGCTCGATCATCCAAGGGTGCGCGCCGCGATCGACGAGCTCGCCGCGCGCGGGGTCGCGGTGGTGACCCTTGTGTCGGACGCGCCGAGCTCACGGCGCCTGCACTATGTCGGTATCGACAACCCGGCCGCGGGGCGGACCGCGGCGACGCTGATGGGGCGTTTCCTTGCCGGTTGCGAGGGGACGGTCGCCGTGATCGCGGGATCGTTGTCGCTGCGCGATCACACCGAGCGGCAGTTCGGCTTCCACCAGATCCTGTCCAGCGAGTATCCGAACCTGCTCGCGCTACCGGTCAGCGAAGGCCGCGACAACAGCGAGTGCACGCGGGAGCTCACCGCTGCGCTGCTCGCTCGTCATGCCGATCTCCGCGGCATATACTGCTGCGGCGCCGGAAACCGCGGGATCGCCGATGCGCTCGAGGCCTCCGGCCGCGCCCGCGAGGTAGTCTGGATCACCCATGAGCTGACTCAGTACACGCGGCGATTTCTGGTCCGCGGCACGCTTGATGCGATCATCAACCAGGATCCCGGCCACGAGGCGCGGTCTGCGGCGCGTGTCCTGCTCGCACATTGTTCGGCTGAGCCGATCAGCCCCGACCAGGAACGTATCCGCATCGACATTTTTCTGCGGGACAATCTGCCGTAA
- a CDS encoding ABC transporter permease produces the protein MSTIETAPRAHGQGRSELRRLLHEPSAIIGGAIILFFVVLAVFATYLAPYDPNAPDWMAVRAAPSAAHWFGTDDLGRDVLSRVIFGTQASLAAGMISVTVAVFVGLPLGLVAGYFGGLADMVISRLADALLACPFLILAIALAAFLGPSLENAMIAIGISAVPVFVRVARAETLVVRTEDYIAAARSQGLGHFAILAGQVLPNVLAPTIVQATLTMAIAVLAEASLAFLGLGQLPPAPSWGAMLDVARQFLGEAPWMAFWPGLAIIALVIGFNLIGDGLNSALNPRH, from the coding sequence ATGAGCACAATTGAGACCGCGCCGCGGGCACATGGGCAGGGCCGCTCAGAGCTTCGCCGCTTGCTTCATGAACCTTCTGCGATCATCGGCGGCGCGATCATTTTGTTCTTTGTCGTACTGGCGGTGTTTGCCACCTACCTCGCGCCCTATGATCCGAACGCACCGGACTGGATGGCTGTTCGTGCGGCGCCCAGTGCGGCGCATTGGTTTGGTACGGACGATCTCGGTCGAGACGTACTTTCGCGTGTTATCTTCGGCACCCAAGCCTCTCTTGCGGCGGGCATGATTTCAGTAACCGTCGCGGTCTTTGTTGGCCTCCCCCTCGGTCTCGTCGCCGGCTATTTCGGCGGTCTCGCCGACATGGTGATCTCGCGCCTCGCTGATGCCCTCCTCGCTTGCCCCTTCCTCATACTAGCGATTGCACTGGCGGCGTTTCTTGGCCCTAGCCTCGAAAATGCGATGATCGCGATAGGTATTTCTGCGGTCCCTGTCTTTGTCCGCGTCGCACGTGCCGAAACGTTAGTAGTTCGCACGGAGGATTATATCGCGGCGGCCCGCTCCCAAGGGCTCGGTCATTTCGCCATCCTAGCTGGACAAGTTCTGCCAAATGTACTGGCACCGACCATCGTGCAGGCGACGCTCACCATGGCAATTGCGGTTCTGGCTGAAGCGAGCCTCGCATTTCTTGGTCTTGGTCAGTTGCCACCTGCGCCATCCTGGGGCGCCATGCTCGATGTAGCCAGGCAGTTCCTCGGCGAGGCGCCATGGATGGCTTTCTGGCCCGGCCTCGCAATCATCGCTCTCGTGATCGGCTTCAACCTCATCGGTGATGGTCTGAATAGTGCTCTCAATCCCCGGCACTAG
- a CDS encoding ABC transporter permease, whose product MKTLLLRRLAVSLPTLLLVSMMVFGLQKLLPGDPALALAGEEHNPEVVEYLRQKYRFNDPIPVQYAFWLKSVIQGDFGTSVRTRLPIGKMLVEKLPVTIELATLSMLVALVIGLPIGIFAALWRGTPLDYGASMFGLAGLSIPHFWLGIMLILLFSVNLGWLPAGGFVPPSESVGRNLLTMLMPALVLGTGTAAIMMRHVRSAMIQAMKQDYVRTARAKGVREGTIVLRHALPNALIPVVTLGTLQFGELLAGAVLTEQVFSIPGFGKMVVDGVFSRDYAVVQAVVLCTAAIFLLMSLIADLAYAALNPRLRS is encoded by the coding sequence ATGAAGACTCTGCTTCTTCGACGCCTCGCCGTCTCGTTGCCGACCCTATTGCTGGTGTCGATGATGGTCTTCGGGTTGCAGAAGCTGCTGCCCGGAGATCCCGCGCTGGCACTGGCCGGCGAGGAGCATAATCCAGAAGTCGTGGAGTACCTTCGGCAGAAGTACCGCTTCAACGACCCAATCCCCGTGCAATACGCCTTCTGGCTCAAATCCGTGATCCAGGGTGATTTCGGCACGTCAGTGCGGACCCGCTTGCCGATCGGCAAAATGCTGGTTGAGAAGCTGCCGGTGACGATTGAGCTTGCGACCCTATCGATGCTGGTCGCGCTGGTCATCGGGTTGCCGATCGGGATTTTTGCCGCGTTGTGGCGCGGGACACCGCTCGACTACGGCGCAAGCATGTTCGGACTGGCCGGACTTTCCATTCCGCACTTCTGGCTGGGTATCATGCTCATCCTCCTGTTCTCCGTGAATCTCGGCTGGCTGCCCGCAGGAGGTTTTGTCCCGCCTTCCGAAAGCGTGGGACGAAACCTGCTGACGATGCTGATGCCTGCGCTGGTGCTCGGCACGGGAACTGCTGCCATCATGATGCGCCATGTCCGCAGCGCAATGATCCAGGCGATGAAGCAGGACTATGTGCGCACCGCGCGCGCCAAGGGCGTCCGCGAAGGCACCATCGTGCTGCGCCACGCATTACCGAACGCGCTGATCCCGGTCGTCACGCTCGGCACGCTTCAATTCGGCGAGCTGCTGGCCGGAGCGGTGCTGACCGAACAGGTCTTTTCGATCCCCGGCTTTGGCAAGATGGTCGTTGATGGCGTGTTCAGCCGCGACTACGCCGTGGTCCAGGCCGTCGTGCTCTGCACGGCAGCCATCTTTCTGCTCATGAGCCTGATTGCCGACCTGGCTTATGCCGCGCTCAATCCGAGGCTGCGGTCATGA
- a CDS encoding ABC transporter substrate-binding protein, with the protein MKRIGIALAAFFTIASSLTSANAATLRVGLQDDPDALDPALSGTYTGRFVFAALCDKLVDISPDLKIVPQLAESWEWAADGKSITFTLRNNVTFHDGTPFDATAVKFNIERMKTMPDSKRKAELAPIQSVEALAADKVKFNLSEPFVPLLANLSDRAGMMVSPKAAAEKAGEFAAAPVCAGPYQFVERKSRDLIRLKKYPGYWNAGQIGYDEVVYFYVPDSTVRLSRVRAGDLDLAERIAPTDLKTVRDDPNLKLHSGKGLAVSHLMFNVGAGAKADTPLGKNPTLRQAFELAIDRNVINKVAFNGEFLADNQMIPPSSPFYDSAHKAPARDVAKAKAMIAAAGMTRVPMELQFENTAGDSRVAQIIQSMAGEAGFDVKLLPMETATAIERYMNGNFEAYIGNWSGRADPDPTLVAFFSCAGSQNVNKYCNKDLDVMLNQARAEADETKRRALYAKVTDVYLGNLSSIPLYHPNWFFAARKSVDGIVMVPDGLLRLVGVKPAN; encoded by the coding sequence ATGAAACGGATCGGAATCGCGCTGGCGGCATTTTTCACGATTGCGTCGAGCCTGACCTCGGCTAACGCGGCAACGCTGCGGGTCGGCCTTCAGGACGATCCCGATGCGCTCGATCCGGCGCTCAGCGGCACCTACACCGGACGCTTCGTGTTCGCGGCACTCTGCGACAAGCTCGTTGATATCTCGCCTGACCTCAAGATCGTGCCGCAACTCGCGGAATCCTGGGAGTGGGCCGCGGACGGCAAGTCGATCACGTTCACGTTGCGTAACAACGTCACCTTTCACGACGGCACCCCATTCGATGCCACCGCAGTCAAGTTCAATATCGAGCGCATGAAGACGATGCCGGATTCGAAGCGCAAGGCCGAGCTTGCGCCGATCCAAAGCGTCGAGGCGCTCGCGGCCGACAAGGTGAAATTCAATCTGTCGGAGCCGTTCGTTCCGCTGCTTGCCAATCTCAGCGATCGCGCCGGCATGATGGTTTCGCCCAAGGCCGCCGCGGAAAAGGCTGGCGAGTTTGCAGCCGCCCCGGTCTGTGCCGGGCCCTATCAATTCGTTGAGCGCAAATCGCGCGACCTCATTCGCCTCAAGAAATATCCGGGTTACTGGAACGCCGGACAGATCGGCTATGACGAGGTCGTCTACTTCTATGTCCCGGATTCAACGGTACGATTGTCGCGGGTCCGGGCCGGCGACCTCGACCTCGCGGAACGTATCGCACCGACCGACCTCAAGACGGTGCGCGACGACCCAAATCTTAAGCTGCACTCCGGCAAGGGACTTGCCGTTTCGCATCTGATGTTCAACGTCGGCGCAGGCGCGAAGGCCGATACGCCACTGGGCAAGAACCCAACGCTGCGCCAGGCCTTTGAACTCGCGATCGATCGCAACGTCATCAATAAAGTCGCCTTCAACGGCGAGTTCCTGGCGGACAACCAGATGATCCCGCCCTCCTCTCCCTTCTACGACAGCGCGCACAAGGCCCCCGCTCGCGACGTCGCCAAGGCGAAGGCGATGATTGCCGCCGCCGGCATGACCCGGGTCCCGATGGAGCTCCAGTTCGAGAACACCGCCGGCGATTCCCGGGTCGCGCAGATCATCCAGTCGATGGCGGGTGAAGCCGGCTTTGACGTCAAGCTGTTGCCGATGGAAACCGCCACGGCCATCGAGCGCTACATGAACGGCAACTTCGAAGCCTATATCGGCAACTGGAGCGGCCGCGCGGATCCGGACCCGACGCTGGTCGCCTTTTTCAGCTGCGCAGGCTCGCAGAACGTCAACAAGTACTGCAACAAGGATCTCGATGTGATGCTGAATCAAGCGCGGGCCGAAGCCGACGAGACCAAGCGCAGGGCGCTCTACGCCAAGGTCACTGACGTATATCTCGGCAATCTGTCATCGATTCCGCTTTATCACCCGAACTGGTTCTTCGCGGCTCGCAAATCAGTCGATGGCATCGTGATGGTCCCCGACGGCCTGCTTCGGCTGGTTGGCGTCAAGCCGGCGAATTGA
- a CDS encoding ROK family protein: protein MRLVVERLLRDRSVSRAEIARSTGLSKQTISEVMRDLEREGWVHEDGQTQGNVGRSAVTYALRPDAAFVLGIDLGGTKLHVALADLHGKIVAESIEPTSSDGGRAVVAQIGRMKDALLQQANVPALRLRGGVMGSPGMVDPGSGSIVIAPNIPGLDSLDVKAALREQLGIEVAIENDVNLAAIGEHWRGSSRTIRSFAFIAVGTGIGMGIFSDGSLVRGARGAAGEIAYLPLGGDPYDARGLRYGTLESAVGSAGIVERYAGLGGAPGHTVRDVFDRLDTEEAARITVDEIGRILSTAILAVHSVLDPEIIILGGSIGARPELKHRIDDYLERCMLQPVRIELSTLGNRATLIGAIGSAIDLVHRSLFGIGSGSGPLALPFAAAEFAA from the coding sequence GTGCGTCTTGTAGTTGAGCGTTTGCTGCGCGACCGCTCGGTATCGCGCGCTGAAATCGCGCGCAGCACGGGCCTGTCCAAACAGACCATCTCGGAAGTGATGCGCGATCTCGAGCGCGAAGGCTGGGTGCACGAGGACGGGCAAACCCAGGGCAACGTCGGACGAAGCGCGGTGACCTATGCGCTTCGGCCGGACGCTGCCTTTGTGCTGGGCATCGACCTCGGCGGCACGAAACTGCATGTCGCGCTGGCGGATCTGCACGGCAAGATCGTTGCCGAGAGCATCGAACCTACGTCAAGCGATGGCGGCCGTGCCGTTGTCGCGCAGATCGGGCGCATGAAGGATGCGTTGCTGCAGCAGGCCAATGTCCCCGCACTGCGCTTGCGCGGTGGCGTGATGGGAAGTCCAGGCATGGTCGATCCGGGATCGGGCAGCATCGTCATCGCGCCCAACATTCCCGGGCTCGACAGCCTGGACGTGAAGGCGGCATTGCGCGAGCAACTTGGAATCGAGGTCGCCATCGAGAATGACGTCAATCTCGCCGCGATCGGGGAGCATTGGCGCGGCAGCAGCCGCACGATACGCAGCTTCGCCTTCATCGCAGTCGGCACCGGCATTGGCATGGGTATCTTTTCGGATGGCAGCCTCGTGCGCGGCGCGCGAGGTGCTGCCGGCGAGATCGCTTACCTGCCGCTCGGCGGTGATCCCTATGACGCGCGTGGCCTGAGGTACGGCACGCTGGAGTCTGCCGTCGGCAGCGCCGGCATCGTCGAACGCTATGCCGGGCTCGGTGGTGCGCCCGGCCACACCGTGCGCGATGTCTTCGATCGGCTGGACACCGAGGAAGCGGCCCGGATCACGGTCGATGAGATCGGCCGGATCCTCTCGACCGCCATTCTTGCCGTGCACAGTGTGCTCGACCCCGAAATCATCATTTTGGGCGGGAGTATCGGTGCGCGGCCCGAGTTGAAGCACCGTATCGACGACTATCTGGAGCGCTGCATGCTCCAACCGGTTCGCATCGAGCTCAGCACGCTCGGCAATCGCGCCACGCTGATCGGTGCGATCGGCAGCGCGATCGACCTCGTGCACCGTTCGCTGTTCGGCATCGGCAGCGGGTCGGGGCCTCTCGCGCTGCCCTTTGCGGCGGCTGAATTCGCGGCATGA
- the nagB gene encoding glucosamine-6-phosphate deaminase has translation MKEYTPSVEIVGSAAAAAERAAERIIAWMSNRSPLTLGLATGATMTPLYARLVAAHRAGLISFREVTSFNLDEYVGVAAGSPASFHRYMQDHLLEHVDIEAARARIPNGMADDVAAEAASYEEQIAASGGIDLLLLGIGANGHIGFNEPGSNFASRTREVSLDETTRIANAGGFSDLASVPRRAITMGVATILEARHILLIATGSEKAAAVAAAIEGPIGSACPASALRLHRNVEIICDEQAAAALATWPQKKDRRRA, from the coding sequence ATGAAAGAGTACACGCCAAGCGTCGAGATTGTCGGAAGCGCCGCTGCCGCTGCGGAACGAGCGGCTGAGCGCATCATCGCATGGATGAGCAATCGGTCGCCGCTCACCCTTGGCCTTGCGACGGGAGCGACGATGACGCCGCTCTATGCCCGTCTTGTTGCGGCTCACCGCGCAGGTCTCATCTCGTTTCGCGAGGTAACCAGCTTCAACCTCGATGAATATGTCGGCGTCGCCGCCGGGTCTCCGGCAAGCTTCCATCGCTATATGCAGGACCATCTGTTGGAGCATGTGGATATCGAAGCCGCACGGGCCAGGATCCCCAATGGCATGGCTGACGATGTCGCGGCGGAGGCGGCTTCCTATGAGGAGCAGATCGCAGCCAGCGGCGGCATCGATTTACTGCTGCTCGGCATCGGCGCAAACGGTCACATCGGCTTCAACGAGCCAGGCTCGAATTTCGCCTCGCGAACCCGCGAGGTCAGCCTCGACGAGACGACGCGCATTGCAAACGCGGGCGGCTTTTCGGACCTCGCGTCGGTTCCGCGGCGTGCGATCACGATGGGCGTCGCGACAATCCTGGAAGCCCGGCACATCCTTCTGATCGCAACGGGATCGGAGAAGGCGGCCGCAGTCGCAGCAGCAATTGAAGGCCCGATCGGCTCGGCTTGTCCCGCCTCGGCGCTTCGGCTGCACCGCAACGTCGAAATCATCTGCGATGAACAGGCTGCCGCCGCACTGGCCACATGGCCCCAGAAGAAGGATCGGAGACGGGCATGA
- a CDS encoding gamma-glutamyltransferase family protein, whose translation MSWRQRDFMVPGRSLAVGDRGMAAASHPAVALAAVEMLRGGGNAVDAAIAAIALQGVIDPHMTGIGGDCFAIYAPASGKPVAVNGSGRAPLKADLGWFRQQGLASIPDDSPHAVTVPGAVDAWCRLSADYGSKGLDEVLAPAIRAAETGFVVTPRAALDWARYANRLERHQTGVPAYLPGGTAPTVGARLSHPALGATLRRIAREGRSAFYEGAVADEIVATLKALGGLMQLEDLARARSDYVAPISADYRGHEIWQCPPNGQGVAALLIARILAGFDIADPALSEADRIHLLAEATKAAYRQRDALVADPAFRPLDVDALLSERTVAVLRARIGRERASEPTVFDMPVHRDTAYVAVADRDGNMLSLINSLFFAFGSGIYAPRSGVLLQNRGAGFSLVEGHPNAIAPRKRPFHTIIPGLLAKDGKPTMAFGVMGGQYQATGHIQILSGVLDRGLDVQQSSDMPRSFAFDGVLTLEPTIPASIADDLIGRGHRVVWADEPLGGCQAVHLDTFRGVMFGASDHRKDGIALAV comes from the coding sequence ATGAGCTGGCGACAGCGCGATTTCATGGTGCCGGGACGTTCGCTGGCGGTCGGTGATCGCGGCATGGCCGCGGCCTCTCATCCCGCCGTTGCACTGGCCGCGGTGGAGATGCTTCGTGGCGGCGGCAACGCAGTTGATGCCGCGATTGCTGCCATTGCGCTCCAGGGCGTTATCGACCCGCACATGACCGGCATCGGCGGTGACTGTTTTGCGATCTACGCGCCGGCATCGGGAAAGCCTGTGGCTGTCAACGGCTCTGGCAGGGCCCCGCTGAAGGCCGACCTCGGCTGGTTTCGGCAACAGGGGCTGGCGTCGATCCCCGACGATTCGCCCCATGCTGTCACCGTTCCGGGGGCTGTCGATGCGTGGTGCCGGCTTTCTGCCGATTACGGCTCGAAAGGTTTGGACGAGGTTCTGGCTCCTGCGATCCGCGCAGCCGAGACCGGCTTCGTGGTCACCCCGCGCGCGGCGCTGGATTGGGCACGCTATGCCAATCGCCTCGAGCGACATCAGACCGGCGTTCCGGCTTACCTGCCTGGTGGAACTGCGCCTACCGTCGGAGCCAGGCTCAGCCATCCTGCCCTCGGCGCGACGCTGCGCCGGATTGCGCGCGAAGGGCGCAGCGCGTTCTACGAAGGTGCCGTTGCGGACGAAATCGTTGCGACATTGAAGGCGCTGGGTGGCTTGATGCAACTCGAGGATCTGGCGCGCGCTCGATCCGACTACGTTGCGCCGATTTCTGCCGACTACCGTGGTCATGAAATCTGGCAATGTCCGCCCAACGGGCAGGGTGTTGCGGCGCTGCTGATCGCCCGCATCCTTGCCGGCTTTGACATAGCCGACCCGGCACTCAGCGAAGCCGACCGCATCCATCTCCTCGCCGAGGCGACCAAGGCGGCTTACCGGCAGCGCGACGCGCTGGTCGCCGACCCCGCGTTCCGCCCGCTCGACGTCGACGCGCTGCTCTCGGAGCGAACAGTTGCGGTATTGCGAGCCCGCATCGGCCGGGAGCGCGCGAGCGAACCGACGGTGTTCGACATGCCCGTCCATCGCGACACGGCCTACGTGGCGGTCGCGGATCGCGACGGTAACATGTTGTCCTTGATCAATTCGTTGTTCTTCGCCTTCGGCAGCGGCATCTACGCCCCGCGTTCGGGCGTGCTTCTGCAAAATCGCGGCGCGGGATTTTCGCTTGTCGAGGGGCATCCCAATGCGATCGCGCCGCGCAAGCGTCCTTTCCACACCATCATTCCGGGCCTGCTCGCCAAGGACGGCAAGCCGACCATGGCCTTTGGCGTCATGGGTGGACAATATCAAGCCACCGGCCACATCCAGATCCTGAGCGGTGTGCTTGATCGCGGCCTCGACGTTCAGCAATCGTCGGACATGCCGCGAAGCTTTGCCTTCGACGGTGTGCTGACGCTTGAGCCGACGATTCCCGCCTCCATCGCGGACGATCTGATCGGACGCGGTCATCGCGTCGTCTGGGCGGACGAGCCGCTCGGCGGCTGTCAGGCCGTGCACCTCGACACATTCCGGGGCGTCATGTTCGGCGCCTCCGATCATCGCAAGGACGGGATTGCGCTCGCGGTCTGA
- a CDS encoding ABC transporter ATP-binding protein, producing MKEVAEAILSIEHLTLALPSGADRVFAVEDVSLALHPRQILCVVGESGSGKSVCASAVMGLLSKEIRWTAGSIRFEGRDLRDLSAAKWRNLRGQRIAMIFQEPMTALNPVIRIGDQITEAFEAHNQLTTAEREVRVRALLEEVGLRDPERIIRSYPHQLSGGQRQRAMIAMALALEPSILVADEPTTALDVTTQAQILRLIRDIQQRRGMAVLFITHDFGVVADIADRVAVMEKGRVVEQGTVEEVLERPWHPYTQRLLAAVPCGVPRAPSQDADAPTACAALGLVKTYKSNDWFSPPTEVAAVKSVSFEISRGETLGLVGESGSGKSTIGRLVMRLTDADAGVVRIGELNFFEARGSDLRTARKHIQMVFQDPFASLNPRRRVGQIIADGPIAHGIPASQAFARARQLLALVGLDAGAAQRYPHEFSGGQRQRIGIARALALDPEVLVADEPVSALDVSVQAQVLALLETLKKELRLAVLFITHDLNVAAQVCDRIAVMRHGEIVEIKPTAELLSRPEHPYTQALLAAIPGRQRRGAH from the coding sequence ATGAAGGAGGTGGCAGAGGCGATCCTATCCATCGAACACCTGACGCTGGCGCTGCCGTCAGGTGCGGATCGCGTCTTTGCCGTCGAGGACGTCTCCCTTGCGTTGCACCCTCGGCAGATCCTTTGCGTTGTCGGTGAATCCGGCTCCGGCAAATCGGTCTGCGCCTCGGCGGTGATGGGCCTCTTGTCGAAGGAGATCCGCTGGACTGCGGGGAGCATCCGGTTCGAGGGTCGTGATTTGCGTGATCTCTCCGCTGCAAAATGGCGGAACCTGCGCGGCCAGCGGATCGCCATGATCTTCCAGGAACCGATGACGGCGCTCAACCCGGTGATCAGGATCGGCGACCAGATTACGGAAGCCTTCGAGGCGCACAACCAACTGACGACAGCCGAACGCGAGGTGCGTGTACGCGCACTGCTCGAGGAGGTCGGCTTGCGCGATCCGGAGCGCATCATTCGCAGTTATCCGCATCAATTGTCAGGCGGACAGCGTCAGCGCGCCATGATCGCAATGGCCCTGGCGCTCGAACCCTCGATTTTGGTGGCGGACGAACCGACCACGGCGCTCGATGTCACCACGCAGGCGCAGATCCTTCGGCTGATCCGCGATATCCAGCAGCGGCGTGGCATGGCGGTGTTGTTCATCACCCACGATTTCGGCGTTGTTGCCGACATCGCCGACCGCGTCGCAGTCATGGAGAAGGGGCGTGTCGTCGAGCAGGGGACCGTCGAGGAGGTCCTTGAGCGTCCATGGCATCCCTATACGCAGCGGCTGCTCGCAGCGGTGCCATGCGGGGTTCCGCGGGCACCAAGCCAGGACGCGGATGCGCCGACCGCCTGCGCGGCATTGGGGCTCGTGAAGACCTACAAGAGCAACGACTGGTTCAGTCCGCCGACAGAAGTGGCCGCCGTGAAGAGCGTGAGCTTTGAGATCAGCCGCGGCGAGACGCTCGGCCTGGTCGGGGAGTCGGGCTCGGGCAAGAGCACGATCGGGCGGCTCGTGATGCGTCTCACCGACGCAGATGCTGGGGTCGTGCGCATCGGCGAGCTGAACTTCTTCGAGGCCCGTGGATCGGACCTGCGCACCGCCCGGAAGCACATTCAAATGGTGTTCCAGGATCCGTTCGCCTCGCTCAATCCACGTCGCCGCGTCGGACAAATCATCGCCGATGGACCCATTGCGCACGGCATCCCGGCATCGCAGGCGTTTGCGCGTGCCAGGCAATTGCTGGCACTGGTCGGGCTCGACGCCGGCGCGGCGCAACGCTACCCGCATGAATTCTCTGGCGGGCAGCGCCAGCGGATCGGTATTGCACGCGCGCTAGCGTTGGATCCGGAGGTGCTCGTGGCCGACGAGCCGGTGTCCGCACTCGATGTCTCGGTCCAGGCGCAGGTGCTCGCGCTGCTCGAGACATTGAAGAAAGAGCTGCGGCTGGCCGTCCTTTTCATCACGCACGATCTCAACGTCGCGGCCCAGGTCTGCGATCGGATCGCGGTGATGCGGCATGGCGAGATCGTCGAGATCAAGCCGACGGCGGAATTGCTGAGCCGGCCCGAGCATCCCTATACCCAGGCACTGCTGGCGGCCATTCCGGGTCGACAGCGGAGAGGGGCGCATTGA
- a CDS encoding Gfo/Idh/MocA family protein, with the protein MQKLAELPVLRVGLVGSGFIAAFHLQSMLGVRNVSIGGVYSRSAERRTRIAEKARSLGLGPARVFDSIEAMATSGEVDALWLLTPNDTRLDIMREIHRVTKSGAPLRAVACEKPLARTLAEAREMRNLVEDAGLLHGYLENQLFSTAVTRGKDIIWRRAVPGSGRPYLARAAEEHSGPHEPWFWQGDKQGGGVLSDMMCHSVEVARFMLTAPGASRDSLRLVSASATTANLKWTHPRYAADLKARMGIDFASRPVEDFARGILTMEDKDGHQVLIEATTSWAYVGAGLRIQLELLGPEYSMEFSSLSTGLKVFLARTLSGSEGEDLIEKQNAEQGLMPVVEDEAGIYGYTDENRHMVEAFRRAVSPAETFDDGVGVMEMLMGLYRSAELGRTVHFPDPDLEHYVPLVAR; encoded by the coding sequence ATGCAGAAGCTCGCTGAACTTCCGGTGTTGCGCGTCGGGCTGGTCGGAAGCGGCTTCATTGCCGCATTTCACCTGCAGTCGATGCTTGGCGTGCGCAACGTCAGCATCGGTGGCGTCTACAGTCGCTCTGCCGAGCGGCGGACGCGCATCGCGGAGAAAGCGCGCAGTCTCGGGCTTGGACCGGCGCGTGTATTCGACAGCATCGAGGCGATGGCGACCTCCGGTGAGGTCGATGCGCTCTGGCTTTTGACGCCGAACGATACGCGTCTCGATATCATGCGAGAGATTCATAGGGTGACGAAGTCAGGCGCCCCGCTGCGCGCCGTGGCCTGCGAAAAGCCGCTGGCGCGCACACTCGCGGAAGCACGCGAGATGCGCAACCTTGTCGAGGATGCCGGCTTGCTGCACGGCTATCTGGAGAACCAGTTGTTCTCGACCGCGGTGACGCGGGGCAAGGACATCATCTGGCGGCGTGCCGTGCCGGGGAGCGGACGTCCCTATCTCGCCCGCGCCGCAGAGGAACACTCCGGACCTCACGAGCCCTGGTTCTGGCAAGGCGACAAGCAGGGCGGCGGCGTGCTCTCCGACATGATGTGCCATTCGGTCGAAGTCGCGCGCTTCATGCTGACGGCGCCCGGGGCAAGCCGCGACAGCCTGCGGCTGGTCAGTGCCAGCGCAACGACGGCCAATCTCAAATGGACGCACCCGCGCTACGCCGCCGACCTCAAGGCGCGGATGGGAATCGATTTCGCAAGTCGTCCGGTCGAAGACTTCGCGCGCGGCATTTTGACAATGGAAGACAAGGACGGGCACCAGGTCCTGATCGAAGCGACCACGTCGTGGGCCTATGTCGGGGCCGGCCTGCGCATCCAGCTCGAATTGCTCGGGCCGGAATACTCCATGGAGTTCTCATCACTCTCGACCGGCCTCAAGGTCTTCCTCGCCCGCACACTCAGCGGATCTGAAGGTGAAGACCTCATCGAAAAGCAGAATGCCGAGCAGGGTCTGATGCCCGTCGTCGAGGACGAAGCCGGCATCTATGGCTACACGGACGAAAACAGGCACATGGTCGAAGCGTTCAGGCGCGCCGTCAGTCCTGCTGAAACATTCGACGATGGTGTGGGGGTCATGGAAATGCTGATGGGGCTGTACCGTTCAGCGGAACTCGGCCGCACCGTGCATTTCCCAGATCCGGACCTTGAGCATTACGTCCCTCTCGTCGCGCGATAG